The genomic stretch ACCTGGCGGGAATGGCGGATGGCGCCGGAAATGGACGTCCAGGACAGCGAGGCGCGCGGCGCCGCGGCCAGTTCCTCCGCCCAGGCATCGGCATCGGCCTGGGCCGCGATGCGCCGCCAGGGGATGACGGTGCGCTGGTATTCGATGCCGGCCCATTCGACATAGGCGATGCCGACCGCGCCGATCATGCCGCCGCGGACCGCGGCCACCACCACGGGGTCAGACACCGCGACGCGATAGCCCTCGCGCTGCAGCCGGGCTTCGTCCTCGTCGATCGACCGCGAGACGTCCACCGCCAGCACGAGCGAGACGTCGACCGCATCCTCCGCCCGGGCGGAACGCAGGCCTGCCGCGACTCCGGCGGCGGCCAGAAGGGTCCTGCGACGCATCGAGGGCTCCGTTGCTGCGGGGCCTCATGC from Roseomonas fluvialis encodes the following:
- a CDS encoding DUF1194 domain-containing protein, whose translation is MRRRTLLAAAGVAAGLRSARAEDAVDVSLVLAVDVSRSIDEDEARLQREGYRVAVSDPVVVAAVRGGMIGAVGIAYVEWAGIEYQRTVIPWRRIAAQADADAWAEELAAAPRASLSWTSISGAIRHSRQVMAECPWEATRKVIDVSGDGVNNSGPPADQQRDAALAEGITINGLPIINDRPTFGRLPPVPLDDYYRENVIGGPGHFMIVAEDFESFGMAVKRKLIREIAGLPGPIRA